A genomic window from Sphingomonas oryzagri includes:
- a CDS encoding cytochrome c oxidase subunit 3, with product MAGAKNHDYHILPPSPWPLLTAFSALALASGLIMFMHSVPYGKLLLPVGLLLTVSMMGFWWADVIKEAHAGDHTPVVQLHLRYGMILFIASEVMFFVGWFWAFFDASLFPKAVEAVGGVWPPKGIEPLNPFKFPLLNTLILLCSGTTVTWAHHSLIHGDRKGLKQGLWCTILLGLLFSSIQAWEYIHAPFAFKGNIFGATFFMATGFHGFHVIVGTIFLIVCLIRAYKGDFTPRQHFGFEAAAWYWHFVDVVWLFLFLSIYVWGGWGATYAG from the coding sequence ATGGCCGGTGCGAAGAACCACGACTACCACATCCTTCCGCCGAGCCCCTGGCCGCTGCTGACGGCCTTCTCCGCGCTGGCGCTCGCATCCGGCCTGATCATGTTCATGCACTCGGTTCCCTACGGCAAGCTGCTGCTGCCGGTGGGTCTGCTGCTCACCGTCTCGATGATGGGCTTCTGGTGGGCGGACGTGATCAAGGAGGCCCATGCCGGCGATCACACGCCGGTGGTGCAGCTCCACCTGCGCTACGGCATGATCCTGTTCATCGCTTCGGAAGTGATGTTCTTCGTCGGCTGGTTCTGGGCCTTCTTCGACGCTTCGCTCTTCCCCAAGGCGGTGGAAGCGGTCGGCGGGGTGTGGCCGCCCAAGGGGATCGAACCGCTCAATCCGTTCAAGTTCCCGCTGCTCAACACCTTGATCCTGCTCTGCTCGGGTACGACCGTCACCTGGGCGCACCATTCGCTGATCCATGGCGATCGCAAGGGGCTGAAGCAGGGCCTGTGGTGCACGATCCTGCTCGGCCTGCTGTTCAGCTCGATCCAGGCATGGGAATATATCCACGCGCCGTTCGCGTTCAAAGGCAACATCTTCGGTGCCACCTTCTTCATGGCGACCGGCTTCCACGGTTTCCACGTCATCGTCGGCACGATCTTCCTGATCGTCTGCCTGATCCGCGCCTACAAGGGCGACTTCACGCCGCGCCAGCATTTCGGCTTCGAGGCGGCCGCCTGGTACTGGCACTTCGTCGATGTGGTGTGGCTGTTCCTGTTCCTCTCCATCTACGTATGGGGCGGCTGGGGCGCGACCTACGCCGGCTGA
- a CDS encoding heme o synthase, translated as MASAPIVTSNMPAEWRDFWALTKPRVMTLVVFTGLCGLLIAPGHIHPVLGFTAILCIALGAGAAAALNQWYEADLDAKMKRTANRPLPAGRMNRQSALHFGVGLAAFSVILMGLAVNALAAAILIVSILFYVLIYTVWLKRRTPQNIVIGGAAGAFPALIGWAAVTGRVDVLPVLLFFLVFLWTPPHFWALSLFVNSDYAAAGVPMMSVVAGTKATRLQAFLYSWPMAAVAIAPWPLGLAGPIYGIAAIALNLVFLALAARVGFSREADPALMKAERRLFGYSILYLFATFGVLVVDKLWFA; from the coding sequence ATGGCGAGCGCGCCGATCGTTACATCGAATATGCCGGCGGAATGGCGCGACTTCTGGGCGCTGACCAAGCCGCGCGTGATGACGTTGGTGGTCTTCACGGGTCTGTGCGGCCTGCTGATCGCGCCGGGCCATATCCATCCGGTGCTGGGCTTCACCGCGATCCTGTGTATCGCGCTGGGCGCCGGCGCCGCTGCCGCGCTCAACCAGTGGTACGAGGCCGATCTCGATGCCAAGATGAAGCGGACGGCCAATCGCCCGCTTCCCGCCGGGCGCATGAACCGCCAGTCCGCGCTCCATTTCGGCGTGGGCCTCGCCGCCTTCTCGGTGATCCTGATGGGCCTCGCGGTGAACGCGCTCGCCGCCGCCATCCTGATCGTCTCGATCCTCTTCTACGTGCTGATCTATACCGTCTGGCTGAAGCGCCGGACGCCGCAGAACATCGTCATCGGCGGTGCGGCCGGCGCCTTCCCGGCGCTGATCGGCTGGGCGGCGGTGACGGGGCGGGTGGACGTTCTGCCGGTGCTGCTCTTCTTCCTCGTCTTCCTGTGGACGCCCCCGCATTTCTGGGCGCTCTCGCTGTTCGTGAACTCGGACTATGCCGCCGCCGGTGTACCGATGATGAGCGTTGTGGCCGGCACGAAGGCGACCCGCCTGCAGGCCTTCCTCTACAGCTGGCCAATGGCGGCGGTGGCGATCGCGCCCTGGCCGCTGGGCCTCGCCGGACCGATCTACGGCATCGCGGCGATCGCGCTGAACCTAGTTTTCCTGGCGCTCGCCGCGCGCGTCGGCTTCAGTCGCGAGGCGGATCCGGCGCTGATGAAGGCCGAACGCCGCCTGTTCGGCTATTCCATCCTCTATCTCTTCGCGACCTTCGGCGTGCTGGTCGTGGACAAGCTCTGGTTCGCCTGA
- a CDS encoding cytochrome c oxidase assembly protein, with protein MSAASRNLRTGLIAGAVACGMVGMGFAAVPLYRIFCQQTGFGGTARIEEGAKAPGDTGKIVTVRFDANVSDKLHWTFEPEQKTERVAIGARQLAFFDATNLSDKPITGSAAFNISPDQSAQYFVKVQCFCFTQQTLQPGETQRMPVVFYVDPAFLKDPDNAGVSEITLSYTFYPVDHAPTQG; from the coding sequence GTGAGCGCGGCGTCCCGCAACCTGCGCACCGGCCTGATCGCGGGCGCAGTGGCCTGCGGGATGGTTGGCATGGGCTTCGCGGCGGTGCCGCTCTATCGCATCTTCTGCCAGCAGACCGGCTTCGGCGGCACTGCGCGGATCGAGGAGGGGGCGAAGGCGCCCGGCGACACCGGCAAGATCGTCACCGTCCGTTTCGACGCCAACGTCTCCGACAAGCTGCACTGGACCTTCGAGCCGGAGCAGAAGACCGAACGCGTCGCGATCGGCGCCCGCCAGCTCGCCTTCTTCGACGCGACCAACCTGTCCGACAAGCCGATCACGGGATCGGCCGCTTTCAACATCTCGCCCGACCAGAGCGCACAATATTTCGTGAAGGTGCAATGCTTCTGCTTCACCCAGCAGACGCTCCAGCCCGGCGAAACACAGCGGATGCCGGTGGTGTTCTACGTCGATCCCGCCTTCCTGAAAGACCCGGACAATGCCGGGGTCAGCGAAATCACGCTCAGCTACACATTCTATCCTGTGGACCACGCGCCCACCCAAGGCTAA
- a CDS encoding DUF983 domain-containing protein: MTTDPPPTEPTIAAAGLQGLCPRCGAKTLFGGMVKFASRCRACGLDFDRFNVGDGPAAFLTLIVGAVVCIAAITLELSVSPPWWLHVIIWPPVTTALVIVSLRVAKGMLIASEYRNRAGEGHLRREPPQP; the protein is encoded by the coding sequence ATGACCACGGACCCGCCGCCCACCGAACCCACGATCGCTGCGGCGGGTCTGCAGGGGCTGTGCCCCAGGTGCGGCGCCAAGACGTTGTTCGGCGGCATGGTCAAGTTCGCGTCACGCTGCCGGGCCTGCGGGCTGGACTTCGATCGCTTCAACGTCGGCGACGGACCGGCGGCTTTCCTGACGCTGATCGTCGGCGCGGTCGTCTGCATCGCGGCGATCACTCTCGAACTCTCGGTAAGCCCGCCTTGGTGGTTGCACGTGATCATCTGGCCGCCGGTCACGACCGCGCTGGTGATCGTCTCGCTGCGCGTCGCCAAGGGTATGTTGATCGCATCCGAATATCGCAACCGCGCCGGGGAAGGTCACCTCCGCCGCGAGCCGCCGCAGCCATGA